The following proteins come from a genomic window of Deltaproteobacteria bacterium:
- a CDS encoding response regulator, with amino-acid sequence MFRILFAEDDTTTRMTVAEYLRDEGHDVVDVKDGVYALEALKSEGPFDLILSDIEMPRLQGHLLLQQIEKLYPEMKRALLTAHSTDKYIGIATQFGITNIITKTNPLHLADLAAYIGALLNDDIFGIERYFRGQTAIETLEVTRPKDIEGHIKSIIEKYAIEDDGSLEQAFVEILTNAIYYGVLDEDGANKQDWDREVEIAAGEVVVQCAKDEDKVAVSICDSGGRLKKKKLLFWLSRQIRRTAVGLPLGMMDTHGRGLFFSREFMDQLIVNIEQGKRTEIICIKYLGTQLEGPKPLLINEI; translated from the coding sequence TTGTTTCGAATTTTATTCGCAGAAGACGACACCACCACGAGGATGACGGTGGCTGAATATCTGCGGGATGAAGGTCACGACGTTGTCGATGTAAAAGACGGAGTCTATGCTCTCGAGGCGTTGAAGTCTGAAGGCCCCTTTGATTTGATCTTGTCCGATATTGAGATGCCCCGACTCCAAGGTCACTTGCTCTTGCAGCAGATTGAGAAGTTGTATCCGGAAATGAAGCGAGCGTTGCTCACTGCACATAGCACCGATAAGTATATTGGAATTGCCACTCAATTTGGCATTACGAATATCATCACGAAGACCAATCCACTGCATTTAGCTGATTTAGCCGCCTATATTGGCGCTTTACTCAATGACGATATTTTTGGGATTGAACGGTATTTTCGAGGACAAACAGCCATTGAAACTCTCGAGGTGACTCGGCCTAAAGACATTGAGGGTCACATTAAGTCTATCATTGAAAAATACGCCATTGAGGATGATGGTTCATTGGAGCAGGCATTTGTGGAGATTTTAACCAATGCCATTTATTACGGGGTGCTCGACGAGGACGGCGCGAATAAGCAGGATTGGGACCGTGAGGTCGAGATTGCGGCCGGTGAGGTGGTGGTTCAATGCGCCAAAGATGAGGATAAAGTCGCCGTGAGTATTTGTGACAGTGGCGGGCGGTTGAAGAAAAAGAAGCTACTCTTTTGGCTGAGCCGTCAAATCCGCCGGACAGCCGTGGGTTTACCGCTTGGCATGATGGACACCCATGGACGCGGACTCTTTTTCTCTAGAGAGTTTATGGACCAGCTGATTGTGAATATTGAGCAGGGTAAACGTACCGAAATTATTTGTATCAAGTACCTTGGGACCCAGTTAGAAGGCCCAAAACCCCTATTAATAAACGAGATTTAG